From one Pseudomonas sp. B21-048 genomic stretch:
- a CDS encoding 23S rRNA (adenine(2030)-N(6))-methyltransferase RlmJ gives MNYRHAFHAGNHADVFKHLTLTRIIALMSRKEQPFAYLDTHAGIGLYDLQGDQASRTGEYLEGIARLWGQPDLPALTADYMKVLHDMNPDGQLRYYPGSPELARRLTRPQDRLMLNEKHPEDGLLLKDNMAGDRRVKVHLGEGWHVPRAMLPVQEKRAVMLIDPPFEQLDEMQRCAASLKEAIGRMRQTVAAIWYPVKDQRMLRRFYQDLAGTGAPKLLRVELLVHPLDTPNSLNGSGLAIANPPWGLEEELRELLPWLSKKLGQTQGGWQMDWLIAES, from the coding sequence ATGAATTATCGTCACGCCTTCCATGCCGGCAATCACGCCGATGTGTTCAAACACCTGACTTTGACCCGCATCATCGCCTTGATGTCGCGCAAGGAGCAGCCGTTTGCCTATCTCGACACTCACGCCGGTATTGGTCTGTATGACCTGCAGGGCGACCAGGCCAGTCGTACCGGTGAGTACCTGGAAGGGATCGCGCGGTTGTGGGGTCAACCGGATTTGCCGGCGCTGACCGCCGATTACATGAAGGTGCTGCACGACATGAACCCGGATGGCCAGTTGCGCTATTACCCGGGCTCGCCGGAGTTGGCGCGGCGTCTGACGCGGCCGCAGGATCGGTTGATGCTCAACGAGAAGCACCCCGAAGATGGCTTGCTGCTCAAGGACAACATGGCCGGTGATCGTCGGGTGAAGGTTCACTTGGGCGAAGGCTGGCATGTGCCGCGTGCGATGTTGCCGGTGCAGGAGAAGCGGGCGGTGATGTTGATTGATCCGCCGTTCGAGCAGCTCGATGAGATGCAGCGTTGTGCGGCGTCTTTGAAAGAGGCGATTGGCCGGATGCGGCAGACGGTGGCGGCGATTTGGTACCCTGTGAAGGACCAGCGCATGTTGCGGCGTTTTTATCAGGATCTGGCCGGCACGGGCGCGCCGAAGTTGTTGCGGGTGGAGTTGCTGGTGCATCCGTTGGATACGCCCAATAGCCTGAATGGTTCGGGGTTGGCGATTGCTAATCCGCCATGGGGGCTGGAAGAGGAATTGCGTGAGTTGCTGCCGTGGTTGTCCAAGAAGCTTGGGCAGACCCAGGGTGGGTGGCAGATGGATTGGTTGATTGCTGAGAGTTGA
- the msrA gene encoding peptide-methionine (S)-S-oxide reductase MsrA, with translation MVLRSEILVNKNVLPTKEQALPGRETPMTVPEKHLVHDAPLLGPFAMDVDFAIFGLGCFWGAERKFWQREGVVSTAVGYAGGFTPNPTYEEVCSGLTGHSEVVLVVYEPAKVSYEALLKMFWELHNPTQGMRQGNDIGTQYRSVIYATNPAQLAAAKNSEKVFQAELTKAGKGTITTEIEEAPTFYFAETYHQQYLAKNPEGYCGIGGTGVTCPI, from the coding sequence ATGGTTCTGCGCTCGGAAATTCTGGTGAACAAAAACGTGCTCCCGACTAAAGAACAAGCTCTGCCTGGCCGCGAAACCCCAATGACCGTGCCGGAAAAACACCTCGTCCACGACGCGCCACTGCTGGGCCCGTTCGCGATGGACGTGGATTTCGCGATCTTCGGCCTGGGCTGCTTCTGGGGCGCGGAGCGCAAGTTCTGGCAGCGCGAAGGCGTGGTCAGTACGGCGGTGGGTTACGCCGGCGGCTTTACGCCAAACCCGACGTATGAAGAAGTCTGCTCGGGCCTGACCGGCCACAGCGAAGTGGTGCTGGTGGTCTACGAGCCGGCAAAAGTCAGCTACGAAGCGCTGCTGAAGATGTTCTGGGAACTGCACAACCCGACCCAGGGCATGCGCCAGGGCAATGACATCGGCACCCAGTACCGCTCGGTGATCTACGCCACCAACCCGGCCCAGTTGGCAGCCGCCAAGAACAGCGAGAAAGTTTTCCAGGCGGAACTGACGAAGGCTGGCAAAGGCACCATCACCACCGAAATCGAAGAAGCCCCGACGTTCTACTTCGCCGAGACGTATCACCAGCAATACCTGGCCAAAAACCCTGAAGGGTATTGCGGGATTGGCGGTACAGGCGTGACCTGCCCGATCTAA